In one Candidatus Macondimonas diazotrophica genomic region, the following are encoded:
- a CDS encoding AMP-dependent synthetase/ligase — translation MSPAPADGRADVIGPNVAGTLDALFRERVRRMPEAIAYRAFDAAQGEWREYRWAEMAGRVGQWQSALVAEGLLPGERIAIALPNGPDWVCVDQAALGLGLVDVPLYVDDRPENVAFLLANSGARLLVIDTLARWQSLASAVAAVATLERVVVLGPLDAGSDPLLVAADRWLPPGHHELRTSAAAPDDLATLVYTSGTTGRPKGVLLSHRNILSVAHAALQRVQAYPDDVFLSFLPLAHLFERTAGYYLPMMAGATVAHARGVLQLAEDLQTIRPTALIAVPRVFETLHARLQRELQRSGWLARRIFSLAVRTGWQYDRYRQHKRSRPASAVLWPVLSRRVASRLHARLGGRLRVAVSGGAALPPAIARTFIGLGLPVLQGYGLTEASPVVSVNALDDNEPASVGPPLPGVEVRFGAQDELLVRGPNVMKGYWQNPSATAAAIDPDGWLHTNDRGGFDAAGRICITGRLNEIIVMSNGEKVSPEDLEMAIRMDPWVEQCMVVGEGEPFLAALVVVAHGPWTQFAKSHDLDAANPASLAHPRLQRVLLKHLNAQLSAFPKYARIRRVHALREPWTLENGLMTPTLKIRRKVLLQRYAGPIRAFYDRHPTEST, via the coding sequence ATGTCTCCCGCGCCGGCGGACGGTCGAGCCGATGTCATCGGTCCGAATGTGGCCGGAACGCTTGATGCGCTGTTCCGGGAGCGCGTCCGGCGCATGCCCGAGGCCATCGCCTATCGTGCCTTCGATGCTGCCCAGGGCGAGTGGCGCGAATACCGCTGGGCCGAGATGGCCGGCAGGGTCGGGCAGTGGCAGTCGGCGCTGGTGGCGGAAGGTCTGCTGCCCGGTGAGCGCATTGCCATTGCATTGCCCAATGGGCCCGACTGGGTGTGCGTGGATCAGGCCGCGCTCGGGCTCGGACTGGTGGATGTCCCGCTCTACGTCGATGATCGCCCCGAGAACGTCGCGTTTTTGCTCGCGAATTCCGGTGCGCGGTTGCTGGTGATCGATACCCTGGCGCGGTGGCAGTCGCTGGCGTCGGCAGTAGCGGCGGTGGCCACGCTGGAACGGGTGGTCGTCCTGGGGCCGCTGGACGCGGGAAGCGATCCGCTTCTGGTGGCAGCCGACCGGTGGTTGCCGCCCGGCCACCATGAGCTGCGCACATCGGCCGCTGCGCCCGATGATCTGGCGACGCTGGTCTATACCTCCGGGACCACCGGCCGGCCCAAGGGGGTCCTGTTGAGCCACCGCAATATCCTGTCGGTCGCCCATGCGGCGCTGCAGCGGGTGCAGGCCTATCCGGACGATGTGTTTTTGTCGTTTCTGCCGCTGGCGCACCTGTTCGAGCGCACGGCCGGCTATTACCTGCCGATGATGGCCGGCGCCACCGTAGCGCATGCCCGGGGCGTTCTGCAGCTGGCCGAAGACCTGCAGACGATCCGGCCTACCGCGCTGATCGCGGTGCCGCGCGTTTTCGAAACCCTCCATGCCCGACTGCAACGGGAATTGCAGCGCAGCGGCTGGCTGGCCCGGCGGATTTTTTCGCTGGCGGTCCGAACCGGTTGGCAATACGATCGCTATCGCCAGCACAAGCGATCTCGTCCGGCCAGCGCGGTGCTTTGGCCCGTGTTGTCGCGCCGCGTTGCCAGCCGGTTGCATGCGCGGCTGGGCGGGCGTCTGCGCGTGGCGGTCAGTGGCGGCGCCGCATTGCCGCCGGCCATTGCGCGCACCTTCATCGGGCTCGGGCTGCCGGTGCTGCAAGGGTACGGCCTCACGGAGGCGAGCCCGGTGGTCAGCGTGAACGCGCTGGACGACAACGAGCCGGCGAGCGTCGGTCCACCCCTGCCCGGCGTCGAGGTGCGCTTCGGCGCGCAGGACGAACTGCTGGTCCGCGGTCCCAATGTGATGAAAGGCTATTGGCAGAATCCCAGTGCCACCGCAGCGGCCATCGATCCCGATGGCTGGCTGCACACCAACGATCGGGGCGGCTTCGATGCGGCGGGCCGGATCTGTATCACCGGACGGCTCAACGAGATCATCGTGATGTCCAATGGCGAGAAGGTCTCGCCCGAAGACCTGGAAATGGCAATCCGGATGGATCCCTGGGTCGAACAATGCATGGTCGTGGGTGAGGGCGAGCCCTTTCTGGCTGCGTTGGTGGTGGTGGCGCACGGCCCGTGGACCCAGTTTGCCAAATCGCATGATCTGGATGCGGCAAATCCGGCGAGCCTGGCTCATCCCCGGTTGCAGCGGGTCTTGCTCAAGCATCTCAACGCCCAATTGAGCGCATTTCCGAAATACGCCCGGATTCGCCGCGTCCATGCCCTGCGCGAGCCATGGACGCTGGAGAACGGGCTGATGACGCCGACGCTCAAGATTCGCCGCAAGGTGCTCCTGCAACGCTATGCCGGGCCGATTCGGGCGTTCTATGATCGGCATCCGACCGAAAGCACCTGA